Proteins from a genomic interval of Zingiber officinale cultivar Zhangliang chromosome 1B, Zo_v1.1, whole genome shotgun sequence:
- the LOC121979201 gene encoding LEAF RUST 10 DISEASE-RESISTANCE LOCUS RECEPTOR-LIKE PROTEIN KINASE-like 1.5 → MTFFSLLAILSLSLVAAAAAAAELRTSPPPPPPPPPPGDGRKAQPCSPLSSMTHHFRYDSSLGCGNSCFQIKCSGNNSALSINSGTFLLLGLHRNASLLLSLPLPPSDSSTCPSLPNASLDFSGSPFLPSRDVCRHLAALGTCGSALPSHFSSSPCRRSSWETRLLSHPELLFRVCPRVAPSRSPSPSAARACHAGEDVAFAISEFLARGFVVEWNSSTHPHPYLAKCSSCNSSATETCGFNGSASDKPFLCFPTAENLGRSGSPASRRLLPITAFLFSVACVFLLFISLWAATVSFRRRCRWGDHGSDPMTDFLLRHHIQQPIYSYEQLRASTNGFDPRRKIGDGGFGSVYLAHLNDGRVAAVKRLHRHHPPAAATKSFCNEILILSSLRHPNLVRLHGYCCDPRGLLLVYDYVPNGTLADHLHCSRSPYSKPRTLPWAVRLDIALQTAAAIEYLHFSLKPPVVHRDITSTNIFVERDMRVKVGDFGLSRLLTLSEPSSSLGRPAEYVCCTGPQGTPGYLDPEYHRSFRLTEKSDVYSFGVVLLELVTGLKAVDVSRHRSEMALVDMVVSKIHMGALHQVVDPVLLEEGKEVMAMAEAVVELAFRCVAGDKDDRPDARELVEELKRIRSKIVDPPKAT, encoded by the coding sequence ATGACTTTCTTTAGTCTTCTCGCCATCCTCTCCCTTTCCCTCGtcgctgccgccgccgccgcggcAGAGCTCCGCAcctcgccgcctcctcctcctcctcctcctcctcccggaGACGGGAGGAAAGCCCAACCGTGCTCGCCCTTATCGTCGATGACGCACCACTTCCGTTACGATTCCTCCCTCGGCTGCGGGAATTCCTGCTTTCAAATCAAGTGCTCCGGCAACAACTCCGCTCTCTCGATCAACTCCGGCACCTTCCTCCTCCTCGGTCTCCACCGCAATGCCTCCCTccttctttctcttcctctcccgCCCTCCGACTCATCCACTTGCCCCTCCCTCCCTAACGCCTCCCTCGACTTCTCCGGATCCCCCTTCCTCCCTTCACGGGACGTCTGCCGCCACCTCGCCGCTCTCGGCACTTGCGGTTCCGCACTCCCCTCCCATTTCTCCTCTTCTCCCTGCCGCCGCTCCTCCTGGGAGACTCGACTCCTTTCGCACCCTGAACTCCTTTTTCGCGTCTGTCCCCGCGTGGCGCCTTCCAGATCCCCCTCTCCTTCCGCTGCCAGAGCTTGCCACGCCGGCGAAGACGTCGCCTTTGCCATCTCCGAATTCCTTGCCCGAGGTTTCGTTGTCGAATGGAACTCTTCCACTCACCCCCACCCTTATTTGGCCAAATGCTCCTCCTGCAACAGTTCGGCCACCGAAACCTGCGGTTTCAACGGCTCAGCTTCTGACAAGCCTTTCCTTTGTTTCCCCACCGCTGAAAATCTCGGCCGCTCTGGCTCCCCCGCCTCCAGACGCTTGCTTCCGATCACGGCTTTCCTCTTTTCCGTCGCGTGCGTCTTCCTACTCTTCATTTCTTTATGGGCAGCCACAGTCTCGTTCCGCCGCCGCTGTCGTTGGGGCGACCATGGCTCCGATCCCATGACCGATTTCCTACTGCGGCACCACATCCAGCAGCCGATCTACTCCTATGAGCAGCTCCGTGCCTCCACCAACGGCTTCGACCCCCGCCGCAAGATTGGCGACGGTGGGTTTGGATCCGTTTACCTCGCCCACCTCAACGACGGCCGCGTCGCCGCCGTGAAGAGGCTTCACCGCCACCATCCTCCCGCCGCGGCGACGAAGTCCTTCTGCAACGAAATCCTCATCCTCTCCTCTCTGCGCCACCCCAACCTCGTTCGCCTCCATGGCTACTGCTGCGATCCGCGCGGTCTTCTCCTGGTTTACGACTACGTTCCCAACGGgaccttggccgaccaccttcacTGCTCGCGCAGCCCCTACAGCAAGCCCCGCACACTCCCGTGGGCTGTCCGCCTCGACATCGCCCTGCAGACTGCCGCCGCCATCGAGTACCTCCACTTCTCTCTCAAGCCTCCTGTCGTCCACCGTGACATCACCTCGACGAACATCTTCGTGGAGAGGGACATGAGGGTCAAAGTGGGGGACTTCGGCCTCTCCAGGCTTCTAACCCTTTCGGAACCCTCTTCGTCATTGGGGCGACCCGCTGAGTACGTCTGCTGCACAGGGCCGCAGGGTACGCCGGGATACCTCGACCCCGAGTATCACCGGTCGTTTCGGCTCACTGAAAAGAGCGATGTATATAGCTTCGGGGTGGTGCTACTGGAACTTGTAACAGGTTTGAAGGCAGTGGACGTGAGTCGGCACAGGAGCGAAATGGCGCTGGTTGACATGGTGGTGTCGAAGATCCATATGGGGGCACTGCACCAAGTGGTGGATCCGGTGCTGCTGGAGGAGGGGAAGGAGGTAATGGCAATGGCAGAGGCGGTAGTGGAGCTCGCATTCAGGTGCGTTGCAGGTGACAAGGATGACAGACCTGATGCGAGGGAGTTGGTGGAGGAGCTCAAAAGAATCCGCAGTAAGATTGTTGATCCTCCTAAAGCAACCTGA